A window of Flavobacterium psychrophilum genomic DNA:
CAGGAATATTAAAGCCGATTTTTCTGCCGATGGTAGTTTTAGTAACATGCTGGGTACAGGTTCGGCCAATATCGATTTTACCGACTGGACAAACCAGGCGTACCTGCAAACCATTTTTGCCCAACGTTTTCTTTTGGGCGGAGGTGTAGAATACAAGCACCTGAAAGTAAAATCGGAAACGGTAGATGTAACGCCTGTTTTTGATAACAGCGATTATCTTTCGGTATACGGATATCTAAAGTTCGATTCGTATGACGATAAATATTTTCCCAGTGAAGGCTGGTTCTTTTCGGGAGAAGCCAAATCGTATCTCCTGTCTTCGAATTACACAGGCGGATTTAACCGTTTTAGTATCATAAAAGGTGAAATATCTACGGCGCAAAAATTGTTTAGCGGACTTACGGTAGAGCTTCAGGCTGAGTCTGGCTTTGCATTGGGCGAAGAAAGTGTACCTACCTTCGATTTTATTCTTGGGGGCTACGGATTTCACATGACAAATAGTTTTCGTCATTTCTACGGATACGATTTTCTAAGCATATCGGGTAATAGCTACATAAAAGGTGCGGCAACGCTGGATTGGGAATTCCTCAAGAAAAACCACCTTAATTTTACAGCTAACTTTGCCAATGTAGGGCGCAACCTTTTGGATGAGGGCGAAATGTTCTCTATCCCAAAATACAGCGGTTATGCTTTTGGCTATGGTATGGAAACCATTATTGGCCCAATAGAAGTTAAACATAGCTGGAGCCCTGATACTACAGAGCACTATACCTGGATAAGCGTTGGTTTCTGGTTTTAATAGCAGTGTGTTTGGTTATTTGGTTATTTGATAGGCGAATCTGTAGGTTTAGCTAGTGAAAACAAATAACCGCATTACCAAATCCCCGAATAAATCCTTATTAAAAAGACATTTTTCGTTAAAAACTTCATAATTTTTATAAAAACCCTATATTTGGGACTTCAAAAATTAAATATACTCTATGTCTATCTGGAAAAGAAAACCATTAAATGTCCTGTTGGACGAAGCTGGCGAGTCTGAAAAAGGTCTTAAAAAGACACTTACCGCAAGCGGTTTAACAGCGTTGGGAGTGGGCGCCATTATTGGTGCGGGTCTGTTTTCTATAACAGGTCTTGCCGCAGCGCAAAACGCCGGCCCGGCAATTACCATTTCGTTTCTTGTAGCGGCTTTAGGCTGTATTTTTGCCGGTCTTTGCTACGCCGAATTTTCGTCTATGATACCCGTTGCGGGTAGTGCCTACACCTATTCATTTGCCACTATGGGCGAATTTGTAGCGTGGATTATTGGCTGGGACTTAGTTCTGGAATACGCAGTGGGGGCTGCTACAGTATCTATAAGCTGGTCGCGGTACCTCGGTAAGTTTCTCGAGAGTTATGGTATTTATTTAGATAAAGACTACATGTTATCGCCGTTTGAAGGCGGTATTATTAATATACCTGCGGTATTCATTGTAATGGTAATGTCGTTTGTGCTTATGAGAGGTACAAAAGAATCGGCGTTTATCAATGGGTTAATCGTAATGCTTAAAGTAACTGTAGTTTTAGTGTTTATAGCACTGGGATGGCAGTATATAAGGCCGGAAAACTTTACACCTTATATCCCTGAGAATACAGGTACATTTGGTGAGTTTGGTTTTAGCGGTATTATTCGTGCGGCAGCTATTGTATTCTTTGCTTATATTGGTTTCGATGCAGTATCTACAGCAGCACAGGAGGCTAAAAACCCGAAAAGGGATATGCCAATAGGTATTCTTTTATCGTTAGGTATCTGTACATTACTATACATATTGTTTGCACACGTAATGACGGGAGTTGTAAACTACCAGGCATTTGCAGGAGCAGACGGTATTGCACCGGTGGCTATTGCGATTGACGCTATGGGTCCTGTTGGCCCAAGCGGATTGATAACGCCAGCATACCCGTGGCTAAACAGTGCAATTTTACTTGCTATTCTTGGTGGATATGCATCGGTAATATTAGTAATGCTTATGGGGCAGAGCCGTGTATTCTTCTCTATGAGTAAAGATGGGCTTATGCCAAAAGTATTCTCAGACGTTCACCCAAAATTCCGTACACCTGCTAAAAACAACATGTTGTTTATGGTTGTGGTAAGCCTTTTTGCAGCGTTTGTACCGGCAAGGGTAGTAGGAGAGATGACAAGTATTGGTACATTGTTCGCCTTTATTCTTGTATGTATTGGTGTGTTGATAATGCGTAAAAAAATGCCGGAAGCACCAAGAGCATTCCGTACACCACTAGTACCGCTAGTGCCTATTTTAGGTGTTGCAGTATGTTTATTCATGATGGTTTTCCTTCCGCTTGATACATGGATTCGTCTGATCGTTTGGATGATGATAGGATTTGATCTTTACCTTTTCTACGGAATGAAAAATAGTTTCCTTAATAAAGGGAATTTTACAGCAAGCAGCTTTAAAACCGTTTCGGCATCGGGTATTGGTATGGTTGTAGCACTTGCAATTGTGGCATTTATCCACCATCAGGGTGCTGATGATACAGGCTTGTACTATTTCTCTCTTGCTTTTGCAGCAATACATGCTATAGTATATGCTGTAAGCTATACAAAAACTAAGGCTTAAACAACAAACACATATATTGCTAAAAATCCCAATGCCGAAAGGTGTTGGGATTTTTTTGTGGTCTTAACCCAACCCATTTCCAAATACCGAGAGGGGTGGGGTGAGGCCTACTTTATAACTTTGCAGCTTTGTAACGTTGCAACTTCACGCTGTTTATTCATTTTTTCGCAAAAACTCAGCCATAAAATTAAATTTTTACGATATTTGTTGCTATGAATGTACAGTGGCATGGATTGCTGAGTTATCTGAAGTTCCTCATCAAGAGAAATCCTGAGTGAGGCGCTATGCGTTGGAATAAATTCATTCATTAACAAACAAATTTCTATTATGCCTATATATCACAAAGTGGGTAACATCCCGCAAAAGCGACATACGCAGTTTGAGAAACCCGATGGCGGCCTTTACTACGAGCAGCTGTTTGGTACAGAGGGCTTTCACGGGCACTCATCTTTACTGTACCATGTGCACAGGCCTACACAGGTAAAAGAGATTGTAAAATCATACTCTGTTGAGCCTAAGATTGCTATAGATAAAAACATAAAGTCGTTATTGCTTAAAGGTTTTGAATTAAAACCGGAAGACGATTTCCTGGATAGCCGTAAAGCTATGCTTGTAAACCGCGACTGTATAATAGGCCTTGCGGCACCAAGAAAATCGCTTCGCGAGTACTTCTACAAAAATGCCGATGCCGACGAAATGATCTTCATCCATAAAGGAACAGGAACGCTAAGAACGTTTATGGGTAACATACCGTTTGAATATGGCGACTACCTTATCATTCCGCGTGGTATGATCTATCAAATCGATTTTGATACTGAAGATAACCGCCTTTTCTATGTAGAAAGTATCGCGCCGTTCTATACGCCGAAGCGCTACAAGAACCAAAGCGGACAGCACTTAGAGCATTCACCTTTCTGTGAAAGGGATTTTAAACTGCCTACAGAAATTGAAACATTCGATGAAAAAGGCGATTTCCTAATTAAGATCAAGAAAGAAGGCATGATGCACGAGGTTGTATATGCTACGCATCCGTTTGATGTAATAGGTTGGGACGGTTATAACTTTCCGTACGGCTTTAGCATACATAACTTTGAACCAATAACAGGCAGGGTACACCAACCGCCTCCGGTACACCAGACGTTTGAGACATCTACATTTGTAGTATGTTCATTCTGCCCAAGGTTGTACGATTATCACCCTAAAGCTATTCCTGCACCATACAATCACAGTAATATAGACAGTGATGAGGTATTGTATTATGTTGATGGCGACTTTATGAGCCGTAACAACATAGAGCAGGGACATATAACGCTGCATCCTAAAGGAATTCCTCATGGGCCTGCACCGGGTGCTATGGAGCGAAGCATTGGTAAAACAATTACCGAAGAGCTTGCTGTAATGGTAGATACCTTCCGTCCGCTAATGGTAACGGAGGTTGCTATGGGCTTAGACGATGGGCAGTACTATAAATCGTGGGTTGAGTAAACCGAAAATCCTCACCTCAATCATCTCCTTTTGGGAATTTGTTGGGTGTGAGGCAAAAGAGCCTTCGGGCATGAATAAAAACAAAACAAAAACTAATACTTTTTCCGCGCAGGCGGAACAGAAATACAGAATATCATGAGCAACGAAATAAAAAACGTAGAATACGGACTTGAAAAGATATTTGAAGGAGCGCAGGATTTCCTTCCCCTAATGGGAACTGATTATGTAGAACTTATTGTGGGGAACGCTAAACAGGCGGCTCATTTTTATAAAACAGCTTTCGGTTTCCAGTCATTGGCATATGCCGGACTTGAGACAGGACTAAGAGACAGAACATCTTACGTTCTTGTGCAGGATAAGATTCGTATCGTGCTAACTTCACCACTTACGGCAGACTCGCCGCTTAACGACCACCTTGCAAAACACGGTGATGGTGTAAGGGTAGCAGCCCTTTGGGTTGAAGATGCAAGAAAATCTTTTGAAGAGACTACAAAGCGCGGAGCTAAAGTATTTATGGAGCCAACAGTTGAAACTGATGAGTTTGGTGAAGTAGTTCGCGCAGGTATCTATACGTATGGCGAAACAATACATATGTTTGTAGAGCGTAAAAACTATAATGGTGTTTTCTTACCGGGCTTCAGGGAATGGAAATCAGATTACAACCCGGCATCTACAGGTCTTAAATATGTAGACCACATGGTAGGTAACGTGGGTTGGAATGAAATGAATATATGGGTTAAGTGGTATGAAGAAGTAATGGGCTTTGTAAACTTCCTTTCATTTGATGACAAACAGATCAACACGGAATACTCTGCACTTATGAGTAAGGTAATGAGTAACGGCAACGGAAGGATTAAATTCCCTATCAATGAGCCGGCAGAAGGTAAAAAGAAATCGCAGATTGAGGAATATCTTGATTTTAATGGTGGACCGGGCATTCAGCATATTGCTATCGCTACTGATGATATCATTAAAACGGTATCAGACCTTAAGGCTCGTGGAGTAGAATTTCTTTCTGCACCACCGCAGGCTTATTATGATGCAGTACCAGGCCGTCTTGGTCAGCATAAAGATGCTTTTAAAGAAGATATTCAAAAAATTCAGGAGCTGGCTATCATGGTGGATGCTGATGAAGAAGGGTATTTGTTACAGATATTTACAAAACCGCTTCAGGACCGTCCTACGCTTTTCTTTGAAATCATTCAGAGAATGGGTGCCAGGGGCTTTGGTGCGGGTAACTTTAAAGCCCTTTTTGAGTCGATTGAACGTGAGCAGGAATTAAGAGGTACTTTGTAAAAAGGCTGAATTTCTGAGAATAATATAAAATAAGGCCAAAATTGAGAGCTGTTTTTGTGAAATATTTGTTAAAGTGAAATTTTAGCATATAAATTTGCAGAAAGTTAATACCTTTGCACTCGCAAAAAAGGAGGTGTTCATAGACCTCCGATTGAGCAAGGTAAATTTTTCATAATTTATAGTTTTTTGGTTGGTTAATAGCATAAAAACCCGGTCATTGTTTGACTGGGTTTTTTTGTTTTCTTAACTTTGGAACAGAAATTGCATTTATTGGCTCTAAACACCAACAAAAAAAATTAAAATGAAGAAACTGATTGCATTTTTATTGCTTTTTACTGCTTCTAATGCTTTTTCACAGAGCGCTTATACCACGGGGGAATACTTTAAGTTCAGGATACATTATGGCGTCGTGAATGCCGGGTATGCCACACTGGAGGTAAAAGATGCAGTAAAGGACAACAAGAAAGTGTACCATGTTGTAGGGAAAGGTTATACAACCGGAATGACGAAGTTTTTCTTTAAAGTGCAGGATGAGTACGAAAGCTATTTTGATAAGGTTACCAACAAACCTTACCAATATGTGCGAAAGATAAACGAAGGCGGATATACCAAGAACCAGGAAGGTTTTTTTAATCAGGATAACAACACGGTTACCGTTAAAGACTACAAGCACAAAAGCCAGAAAACATTTTCTGTAACCGAAAATGTTCAGGACATTGTATCTACCTTCTATTACTTAAGGAACCATCCCAAAGTTGATAAGCTTAATGTAGGCGAGTCGATAAATGTTGACATGTTTTTTGATGATGAGGTAGTAAAATTTAAGCTTAAATTCATTGGCAGGGAAGATTTAAAAACTAAATTTGGAACCGTTTCTACAATGATATTCAGGCCGCTGGTTCAGGCAGGCCGTGTATTTAAGGAAGAGGAGAGTTTAACTGTCTGGATTTCAGATGATGACAACAAAGTTCCGCTAAGGATAAAAGCAAGCCTTGCGGTAGGATCGCTTAAAGCCGATCTTGAAGAATATAAGGGGTTAACGCACCCGCTTAAAGTAAAAGCAAAATAATAATGGAGATTACAAACCCAATACAGGAAAAGATAGAGCAGCTGGATGAAAAGTTCAAAGCTATAAATCAAAAAACTGAAACCCACCTTGAAGGCCTGCTTTGGTCTAAACCTATTACTTATTGGGATTATATACAAACCGATGCCCTGCTTAACCTGCAAATACAACGCACTACGCTACCCGATGAAATGGTTTTCATCATGTACCACCAGGTTAACGAGCTTTTGTTTAAAATGATACTTTGGGAGGTAGAGCAGCTTTGCCACAATGCTGCACCTACTACCTCTTTCTTTACAGAAAGGTTAATGCGCATTAGCCGCTACTTCGACATGCTTACCACATCGTTTGATATTATGGGCGATGGTATGGAAATAGACCAGTACATGAAGTTCAGGAATACGCTTACTCCGGCAAGTGGTTTCCAGAGCGCACAATACAGGCTTATTGAATTTGCATCTACAGATCTTATCAACCTTATAGATTACCGTTTCCGTGCTACAATAGATCGTAATACGCCATACGAACATGCACTGGAGCATTTGTACTGGCAGGCAGCAGGTAAAGACCACAAAACAGGCGAGAAATCGTACCTGTTGGCAGAATTTGAGCGTAAGTACAAGGGCGAGTTCCTTCGCTGGATGGAAGAATACAACACGATTAACATTTGGCAGAAATTCAGGCAATTGCCGGAAGAGAGCCAAAACGACCCTCAGCTGGTTAAGGCAATGCGCCACTACGACTATACGGTAAATGTTACCTGGGTTATGGGACACCTTAACACCGCTAAGAAATATATTGAAAGCCAGTCTGGCCCGCAGGAAGCTACCGGCGGAAGTGACTGGAAGAAATACATGCACCCTAAATACCAAAGGAGGATATTTTTCCCTGAGCTATGGTCTGAAGAAGAGCTAAAGACATGGGGTGAAAATGTATAACCGATAAAACTGCACTACACAAATTGAAGTACTTAACCGTCATACTGTTACTATTTAGCTTAATCGCCTGTAAGAACGAGGAAAAAGATACCGCAAAACCCAAAAAAGCTGCCATAAAAAAGGAGCCTGTAATTAAAGAGTTTGGATTTACCCTAAACGACTTTAAAGTGGTGCACGACACCATAGAAACCGGCGACACTTTTGGTAAAATTTTGGGTGATGAAGGATATAGTGCTGCCCAGGTGCATGCTGTAACCGAAAAGATCCGCGATTCGTTTGCTTTAAGGGATATACGAATAGGTAAGCCGTTTACTTTACTTAAAGACAAGAAGAATCCAAACAAACTTCAGGTTTTTGTGTATGAACCCGATGCTACCAGTTATTATGTGGTAGACCTTCGTGACTCAATCGCAAAAGCGTATAAGCATGTAAGGCCAATGACCATTAAAAGAAGGCTTATCGTAGCCGAAATTGAAGGGTCGTTGTCTGAAACACTGGCAAATGCAGGGGCAACACCAGCCCTGGCACATGAACTTTCTGAGATTTATGCATGGTCTATTGACTTCTTTAAAATTCAGAAAGGCGATAAATTTGCTGTTGCGGTAAACGAAAA
This region includes:
- a CDS encoding amino acid permease is translated as MSIWKRKPLNVLLDEAGESEKGLKKTLTASGLTALGVGAIIGAGLFSITGLAAAQNAGPAITISFLVAALGCIFAGLCYAEFSSMIPVAGSAYTYSFATMGEFVAWIIGWDLVLEYAVGAATVSISWSRYLGKFLESYGIYLDKDYMLSPFEGGIINIPAVFIVMVMSFVLMRGTKESAFINGLIVMLKVTVVLVFIALGWQYIRPENFTPYIPENTGTFGEFGFSGIIRAAAIVFFAYIGFDAVSTAAQEAKNPKRDMPIGILLSLGICTLLYILFAHVMTGVVNYQAFAGADGIAPVAIAIDAMGPVGPSGLITPAYPWLNSAILLAILGGYASVILVMLMGQSRVFFSMSKDGLMPKVFSDVHPKFRTPAKNNMLFMVVVSLFAAFVPARVVGEMTSIGTLFAFILVCIGVLIMRKKMPEAPRAFRTPLVPLVPILGVAVCLFMMVFLPLDTWIRLIVWMMIGFDLYLFYGMKNSFLNKGNFTASSFKTVSASGIGMVVALAIVAFIHHQGADDTGLYYFSLAFAAIHAIVYAVSYTKTKA
- a CDS encoding homogentisate 1,2-dioxygenase, producing MPIYHKVGNIPQKRHTQFEKPDGGLYYEQLFGTEGFHGHSSLLYHVHRPTQVKEIVKSYSVEPKIAIDKNIKSLLLKGFELKPEDDFLDSRKAMLVNRDCIIGLAAPRKSLREYFYKNADADEMIFIHKGTGTLRTFMGNIPFEYGDYLIIPRGMIYQIDFDTEDNRLFYVESIAPFYTPKRYKNQSGQHLEHSPFCERDFKLPTEIETFDEKGDFLIKIKKEGMMHEVVYATHPFDVIGWDGYNFPYGFSIHNFEPITGRVHQPPPVHQTFETSTFVVCSFCPRLYDYHPKAIPAPYNHSNIDSDEVLYYVDGDFMSRNNIEQGHITLHPKGIPHGPAPGAMERSIGKTITEELAVMVDTFRPLMVTEVAMGLDDGQYYKSWVE
- a CDS encoding 4-hydroxyphenylpyruvate dioxygenase, with the translated sequence MSNEIKNVEYGLEKIFEGAQDFLPLMGTDYVELIVGNAKQAAHFYKTAFGFQSLAYAGLETGLRDRTSYVLVQDKIRIVLTSPLTADSPLNDHLAKHGDGVRVAALWVEDARKSFEETTKRGAKVFMEPTVETDEFGEVVRAGIYTYGETIHMFVERKNYNGVFLPGFREWKSDYNPASTGLKYVDHMVGNVGWNEMNIWVKWYEEVMGFVNFLSFDDKQINTEYSALMSKVMSNGNGRIKFPINEPAEGKKKSQIEEYLDFNGGPGIQHIAIATDDIIKTVSDLKARGVEFLSAPPQAYYDAVPGRLGQHKDAFKEDIQKIQELAIMVDADEEGYLLQIFTKPLQDRPTLFFEIIQRMGARGFGAGNFKALFESIEREQELRGTL
- a CDS encoding ATP-dependent exonuclease, with amino-acid sequence MKKLIAFLLLFTASNAFSQSAYTTGEYFKFRIHYGVVNAGYATLEVKDAVKDNKKVYHVVGKGYTTGMTKFFFKVQDEYESYFDKVTNKPYQYVRKINEGGYTKNQEGFFNQDNNTVTVKDYKHKSQKTFSVTENVQDIVSTFYYLRNHPKVDKLNVGESINVDMFFDDEVVKFKLKFIGREDLKTKFGTVSTMIFRPLVQAGRVFKEEESLTVWISDDDNKVPLRIKASLAVGSLKADLEEYKGLTHPLKVKAK
- a CDS encoding tryptophan 2,3-dioxygenase is translated as MEITNPIQEKIEQLDEKFKAINQKTETHLEGLLWSKPITYWDYIQTDALLNLQIQRTTLPDEMVFIMYHQVNELLFKMILWEVEQLCHNAAPTTSFFTERLMRISRYFDMLTTSFDIMGDGMEIDQYMKFRNTLTPASGFQSAQYRLIEFASTDLINLIDYRFRATIDRNTPYEHALEHLYWQAAGKDHKTGEKSYLLAEFERKYKGEFLRWMEEYNTINIWQKFRQLPEESQNDPQLVKAMRHYDYTVNVTWVMGHLNTAKKYIESQSGPQEATGGSDWKKYMHPKYQRRIFFPELWSEEELKTWGENV